From the genome of Solidesulfovibrio carbinolicus, one region includes:
- a CDS encoding phosphotransacetylase family protein, whose amino-acid sequence MAGLYVGATAGYSGKNMVVMGLGLRLQKEGFSVGYLKPVGAVPKEIDGKLWDEDAYHVQRILRTNESPETLTPVIATHDFQVRAFRNQVGDVMASVKDAYEKVSAGKDVTIVGGSGGMHTGRYCNADGVRVVTELGLKAVVIDRYSKELNYDYLLMLKDQLGDHLAGIILNDVAPNFMDETRKLIVPFLRDRGIRVLGVIPKDPLMGAIKVCDLADRLGGKVISAHHKSERIVESFLIGTMQVENFMTHFRRQKNSAIIVGGDRSDVHLVALEGDSPCLVLTGNLYPNDIILTRSEVLEIPIIVVREDTYNVAKKMETLLMRHKLRDEIKIRQGAQLINANLDFAVLREQLGL is encoded by the coding sequence ATGGCTGGACTGTACGTGGGCGCGACGGCCGGATACTCGGGCAAGAACATGGTGGTCATGGGCCTTGGCCTTCGTCTGCAAAAAGAAGGCTTTTCCGTGGGCTACTTAAAGCCCGTGGGCGCGGTTCCCAAGGAGATCGACGGCAAGCTGTGGGACGAGGACGCCTACCACGTCCAGCGCATCCTGCGCACAAACGAATCCCCCGAAACCCTCACCCCGGTCATCGCCACCCACGATTTCCAGGTGCGGGCCTTCCGCAACCAGGTCGGCGACGTCATGGCCTCCGTCAAGGACGCCTACGAAAAAGTCAGCGCCGGCAAGGACGTCACCATCGTCGGCGGCTCGGGCGGCATGCACACCGGCCGCTACTGCAACGCCGACGGCGTGCGCGTGGTCACTGAACTCGGGCTCAAGGCCGTGGTCATCGACCGCTATTCCAAGGAGCTCAATTACGACTACCTGCTCATGCTCAAGGATCAGCTCGGCGACCATCTGGCCGGCATCATCTTAAACGACGTGGCCCCAAATTTCATGGACGAGACCCGCAAGCTCATCGTGCCGTTTCTGCGCGACCGGGGCATCCGGGTGCTCGGCGTCATCCCCAAGGACCCGCTCATGGGGGCCATCAAGGTCTGCGATCTGGCCGACCGCCTGGGCGGCAAGGTGATTAGCGCTCATCACAAATCCGAGCGCATCGTGGAGAGCTTTCTCATCGGCACCATGCAGGTGGAAAACTTCATGACCCATTTCCGCCGCCAGAAAAATTCCGCCATCATCGTCGGCGGCGACCGCTCAGACGTCCATCTGGTGGCCCTGGAAGGCGACAGCCCGTGCCTGGTGCTCACCGGCAACCTCTATCCCAACGACATCATCCTCACCCGCTCGGAAGTGCTGGAAATCCCCATCATCGTCGTGCGCGAGGACACCTACAACGTGGCCAAAAAGATGGAGACGCTTTTAATGCGCCACAAGCTGCGCGACGAGATCAAGATCCGCCAGGGCGCGCAGCTCATCAACGCCAATCTCGATTTCGCCGTCCTGCGCGAGCAATTAGGTCTGTAG
- the rnc gene encoding ribonuclease III, with the protein MPASPTPDAAIAESSPPHPLDLGHEFAAPTLLATALTHSSCANERGEGTGHNERLEFLGDAVLELCVSEELFSLFPEAPEGELTLLRSQLVNESSLAAMALRLGLAGHVRLGRGEENQGGRWRPSLLSDVFEAVVGAIFLDGGYAAARAFVSRTFEGQWPKRPAAPKIKDFKSRLQEFTQRTHKARPVYALLGSAGPEHDKRFEVRLTLPCGREILAVEKSVKKAEQQAARLALTALGQLPEE; encoded by the coding sequence ATGCCCGCATCCCCGACGCCCGACGCCGCTATCGCCGAAAGTTCGCCCCCGCACCCCCTGGACCTGGGCCACGAGTTCGCCGCCCCGACCCTTTTGGCCACGGCGCTGACCCATAGTTCCTGCGCCAACGAACGCGGCGAAGGGACAGGACACAACGAACGACTGGAATTTCTCGGCGACGCGGTGTTGGAGCTTTGCGTGTCGGAGGAACTTTTTTCCCTGTTCCCCGAGGCTCCGGAAGGCGAGCTGACGCTGTTGCGTTCCCAGCTCGTCAACGAATCGAGCCTGGCGGCCATGGCCTTGCGCCTGGGGCTGGCCGGCCATGTGCGGCTGGGGCGCGGGGAGGAAAACCAGGGAGGACGGTGGCGGCCGTCGCTTTTAAGCGACGTCTTCGAGGCGGTGGTGGGAGCGATTTTTCTCGACGGCGGCTACGCCGCGGCCCGGGCCTTTGTGTCGCGGACCTTCGAGGGCCAGTGGCCCAAGCGTCCGGCCGCGCCGAAAATCAAGGATTTCAAGAGCCGACTCCAGGAATTCACCCAGCGCACCCACAAGGCCCGGCCGGTCTACGCCCTGCTTGGCAGCGCCGGCCCGGAACACGACAAACGCTTCGAGGTGCGCCTGACGCTCCCGTGCGGCCGGGAGATCCTGGCCGTGGAGAAAAGCGTGAAAAAAGCCGAACAGCAGGCCGCCCGCCTGGCCCTGACCGCCCTGGGACAGCTTCCGGAAGAATAG
- a CDS encoding flagellin N-terminal helical domain-containing protein, translated as MSMVINHNLMANNAARNLSDSYGALATSTRRLSSGLRITTAADDAAGLAIRELMRSDISTLNQGVRNANDAISMIQTADGALQVIDEKLIRMKELAEQASTGTYTSDQRLIIDSEYQAMASEITRIASATDFNGIYLLNGNLSSSVHNGGNLTPQGKLKVHFGTGNSSSEDYYYIQIGTSTASAFGLGLGAASTSAGGRSISTQNLAQQALEAITSAIVSKDKIRANLGALQNRLENTISNLQIQAENLQSAESQISDVDVATEMTEFVRNQILTQAAVAMLSQANSLPKMAMQLISG; from the coding sequence ATGTCCATGGTTATCAATCATAACTTGATGGCGAACAACGCCGCCCGGAATCTGTCCGATTCCTACGGTGCCCTGGCCACCTCGACTCGCCGTCTGTCCTCGGGCCTGCGCATCACCACCGCCGCCGACGACGCCGCCGGTCTGGCCATTCGCGAGCTCATGCGCTCGGATATTTCCACCCTCAACCAGGGCGTGCGCAACGCCAACGACGCCATTTCCATGATCCAGACGGCGGACGGCGCGCTCCAGGTCATCGACGAAAAGCTCATCCGCATGAAGGAACTGGCCGAACAGGCTTCCACCGGCACCTACACCTCGGACCAGCGCCTCATCATCGACTCGGAATACCAGGCCATGGCCTCGGAAATCACCCGAATCGCCAGCGCCACGGATTTTAACGGCATCTATCTGCTCAACGGCAACCTGTCCTCCAGCGTGCACAACGGCGGTAATCTGACGCCTCAAGGCAAGCTCAAGGTCCACTTCGGCACCGGCAACTCCAGCTCCGAGGACTACTACTACATCCAGATCGGCACCTCCACCGCCTCGGCCTTCGGCCTTGGCCTCGGCGCCGCCTCCACCAGCGCCGGCGGACGCAGCATTTCCACCCAGAACCTGGCCCAGCAGGCCCTGGAAGCCATCACCTCCGCCATCGTTTCCAAGGACAAGATCCGGGCCAACCTCGGCGCGCTGCAGAACCGGCTGGAAAACACCATTTCCAACCTCCAGATCCAGGCCGAGAACCTCCAGTCCGCCGAGTCCCAGATTTCCGACGTGGACGTGGCCACGGAAATGACCGAATTCGTGCGCAACCAGATCCTGACCCAGGCGGCCGTAGCCATGCTGTCCCAGGCCAACTCCCTGCCCAAGATGGCCATGCAGCTCATCAGCGGCTAA
- a CDS encoding flagellar hook protein FlgE yields the protein MGVGLGTSMWSGVSGLLANSTKMGTIGNNLANVNTYGFKGARTDFMDLMSANVGTAAGVKQIGRGVRVGTIVSDYSQGGLETTSENLDMAISGNGFFMVKQKSQVGSNGKMLNTGNTTTYYTRAGDFSFDSDGYLVTPQGLAVQGWKVDQDRIDAAAASGTVLSQVPVSGEIQDIRLTQFTSPAKATSSVTMVTQLDSDTTTQNTRTAGTNYYYAMTEQWDGTASPAMPSTAYGYQSTIKVYDENGSPHTLTVYYDKVVSEDGKDYWEYAVTCDPSEDGRVDSAGNPIAGTETAGLLMTGTMTFDSSGSLENMSAYTLQASNATGGPFDATQWAAASVKNGYPVFTANFKSVSDASFTDSPNALNIAFNVGLSNKNGFVPGATGTLLSAAAAHDPDELVSFNPSTTKVNSTVTTSYATSSSTVFSSQNGYTSGLLTSVSVDSDGILTGTFSNGQTQKLWALALANFTNLQGLSRQGSNLYAATLDSGQGTTNRANTGSVGSISGNTLETSNVDLATEMVSMILTQRGFEANSKTITTVDSMLSEVIQLKR from the coding sequence ATGGGAGTCGGATTAGGAACATCCATGTGGTCGGGCGTGTCGGGCTTACTGGCCAACTCGACGAAGATGGGCACCATCGGCAACAACCTGGCCAACGTCAATACCTACGGCTTCAAGGGCGCGCGAACCGATTTCATGGACCTCATGAGCGCCAACGTCGGCACGGCCGCCGGCGTCAAGCAGATCGGCCGCGGCGTGCGCGTGGGCACCATTGTCTCCGACTACTCCCAGGGCGGCCTGGAAACCACCAGCGAAAACCTGGACATGGCGATTAGCGGCAACGGCTTTTTCATGGTCAAGCAGAAGAGCCAGGTGGGTTCCAACGGCAAGATGCTCAACACCGGCAACACCACCACCTATTACACCCGCGCCGGCGACTTCAGCTTCGATTCCGACGGCTACCTGGTCACGCCGCAAGGCCTGGCCGTCCAGGGGTGGAAGGTCGATCAGGACCGCATCGACGCCGCCGCCGCCTCGGGCACGGTCTTGAGTCAGGTGCCGGTCTCCGGCGAGATCCAGGACATCCGCCTGACCCAGTTCACCAGCCCGGCCAAGGCGACTTCCAGCGTCACCATGGTCACCCAGCTCGACTCCGACACCACGACCCAGAACACCCGCACCGCCGGCACCAATTATTACTACGCCATGACCGAGCAGTGGGACGGCACGGCCAGCCCGGCCATGCCCTCCACGGCCTACGGCTACCAGTCCACCATCAAGGTCTACGACGAAAACGGTTCGCCCCATACCCTGACCGTCTACTACGACAAGGTCGTCAGCGAAGACGGCAAGGATTACTGGGAATACGCCGTCACCTGCGACCCCAGCGAGGACGGCCGCGTCGATTCCGCCGGCAATCCCATCGCCGGCACCGAAACCGCCGGCCTGCTCATGACCGGCACCATGACCTTCGACTCCTCGGGCAGCCTGGAAAACATGAGCGCCTACACCTTGCAGGCCAGCAACGCCACCGGCGGCCCCTTCGACGCGACCCAGTGGGCGGCGGCCAGCGTGAAGAACGGCTACCCCGTCTTCACCGCCAACTTCAAGTCGGTGTCCGACGCCAGCTTCACCGATTCGCCAAACGCGCTCAACATCGCCTTTAACGTGGGCCTGAGCAACAAGAACGGCTTCGTGCCCGGCGCAACCGGCACGCTGCTTTCCGCCGCCGCCGCCCATGACCCCGACGAGCTGGTGTCCTTCAATCCGTCCACCACCAAGGTCAACAGCACCGTGACCACCAGCTACGCCACCTCGTCCTCCACGGTGTTCAGTTCGCAAAACGGCTACACCTCGGGACTTCTCACCAGCGTGTCCGTGGACAGCGACGGCATATTGACCGGCACCTTCTCCAACGGCCAAACCCAGAAGCTGTGGGCTCTGGCCCTGGCCAACTTCACCAACCTCCAGGGCTTAAGCCGCCAGGGCAGCAACCTCTACGCCGCCACCCTGGATTCCGGGCAGGGCACCACCAACCGGGCCAACACCGGTTCCGTGGGCTCCATCTCGGGCAACACCCTGGAAACCTCCAACGTGGACCTGGCCACGGAAATGGTCAGCATGATCCTCACCCAGCGCGGGTTCGAGGCCAACAGCAAGACCATCACCACCGTGGACTCCATGCTCTCGGAAGTCATTCAGCTCAAGCGCTAG
- a CDS encoding flagellar hook assembly protein FlgD gives MSYVDSLLSATSGSSASSTTSSSTSGLGMDAFLQLLVTQLQYQDPLDPMDDKEFVAELAQFSSLEQLTEINSGIEGLSTLSQEQQMIGAVNFIGKTIEANGTAVNVEDGAATSVTFTLPEDAATCLVNVLDSAGSIVRTVDLGATTAGEVEFKWDGKDYDGNAVDDGQYQVAVTATNADGDVMKVSSTMTGTVEGIQQVSGSYYLDIGGGRYVAFTDITNVVSDTTTTEENS, from the coding sequence ATGAGTTACGTCGACAGCCTTCTTTCCGCCACCTCCGGCAGCTCCGCCAGCTCGACCACGAGCTCGTCGACCTCCGGCCTTGGCATGGACGCCTTCCTGCAGCTCCTCGTCACCCAGTTGCAGTACCAGGATCCCCTTGATCCCATGGACGACAAGGAATTCGTGGCCGAACTGGCGCAGTTTTCGAGCCTTGAACAGCTCACCGAAATCAACTCCGGCATCGAAGGCCTGTCCACGCTCTCCCAGGAGCAGCAGATGATCGGGGCCGTGAATTTCATCGGCAAGACCATCGAAGCCAACGGCACGGCGGTCAACGTCGAGGACGGCGCGGCCACCTCGGTGACCTTCACCCTGCCGGAAGACGCCGCCACCTGCCTGGTCAACGTGCTCGACAGCGCAGGCAGCATCGTGCGCACCGTGGACCTCGGGGCCACCACGGCCGGGGAAGTAGAGTTCAAGTGGGACGGCAAGGATTACGACGGCAACGCCGTGGACGACGGCCAGTACCAGGTGGCCGTGACCGCCACCAACGCCGACGGCGACGTCATGAAGGTCTCCAGCACCATGACCGGCACCGTCGAAGGCATCCAGCAGGTCAGCGGCAGTTATTACCTCGACATCGGCGGCGGCCGCTACGTGGCCTTCACCGACATCACCAACGTGGTAAGCGATACCACCACCACAGAAGAGAATTCCTGA
- a CDS encoding flagellar hook-length control protein FliK, translating into MQILPLIQRRTQSVMADAAATGGSGLGSRQSALFASLLDNARADSTSSAAVADLSGKAAAAEVVSAAASPSEEDIKTLPVTREDIAALRSELKDQGFSDEELDAMEAKAGDGKGMTWGELMDEVEKKVSSAGKGEKKVIANDDQVQILGLLGKLGFTADQSQQMVEALSRGETQSVMAAIDEKLAGMSSENEVQVGASEITALGRALNLSEQAQSRLSSLMGESSGQTGQGIVSAMSLVKNELLAQLGQENQKMAEFREAASDVLQNAWQRDTTGRSSDLHQDDVARKAGQIVAMSSEEGEAKADGNGLDALADVPQAGKAAEGQESPAAAQTATDAASAGKAVEPKTGAHAELAAKAGAVAAEQASLAGNAAEASAKAQGQPEVAPQAKEQAASTPVQNAEVHQQTGSGQQGAAGGNAFGFGQNGQGGHDESMAELMGKIRFAGRTATGQTAGQTAETSPTLAAMDALKTSPSGQQAKTIDPALAARVARQVESGILKGAGQEAKQLTLTLTPDELGKVQVTLTVKDKEVRAVISADNADTTAMLQEHAAKIKQSLEEQGFKVSEVEVRSQLSQDNQNAAWDSPERHNEAREQREALERIRSSVRLARDAAAGQGESLVIPEPMTARASGLDLFA; encoded by the coding sequence ATGCAAATTCTTCCCCTTATCCAGCGACGCACCCAAAGCGTGATGGCCGACGCCGCCGCCACCGGCGGCTCGGGGCTCGGCAGCCGCCAGTCGGCGCTTTTCGCCAGCCTCCTCGACAACGCACGGGCCGATTCCACGTCCAGCGCCGCCGTGGCCGATCTGTCCGGCAAGGCCGCCGCCGCCGAGGTCGTCTCCGCCGCCGCCTCCCCCTCCGAAGAGGACATCAAGACCCTGCCCGTGACCCGGGAAGATATTGCCGCCCTGCGCAGCGAACTCAAGGACCAGGGCTTTTCCGACGAAGAACTCGACGCCATGGAAGCCAAGGCCGGCGACGGCAAGGGCATGACCTGGGGCGAACTCATGGACGAAGTCGAAAAGAAGGTCTCCTCGGCCGGCAAGGGCGAGAAGAAGGTCATCGCCAACGACGATCAGGTCCAGATCCTCGGCCTGCTCGGCAAGCTCGGCTTCACCGCCGACCAGTCCCAGCAGATGGTCGAGGCCCTGTCCCGGGGCGAAACCCAGTCGGTCATGGCCGCTATCGACGAAAAGTTGGCCGGCATGTCGAGTGAAAACGAAGTCCAGGTCGGGGCGTCGGAAATCACCGCCCTGGGCCGCGCGCTCAATCTTTCCGAACAGGCCCAGTCCCGCCTGTCCAGCCTCATGGGCGAATCCTCCGGCCAGACCGGCCAGGGCATCGTCTCCGCCATGTCCCTGGTCAAAAACGAACTGCTGGCCCAGCTCGGCCAGGAAAATCAGAAGATGGCCGAATTCCGGGAGGCCGCCTCCGACGTGTTGCAAAACGCCTGGCAGCGCGACACCACCGGCCGCTCTTCGGACCTGCATCAGGACGACGTGGCTCGCAAGGCCGGCCAGATCGTGGCCATGAGCAGCGAGGAAGGCGAGGCCAAGGCCGACGGCAACGGGCTTGACGCCCTGGCCGACGTGCCCCAGGCCGGCAAGGCCGCCGAGGGACAGGAATCCCCGGCCGCCGCCCAGACCGCCACGGATGCAGCCTCGGCCGGCAAGGCCGTCGAACCCAAGACCGGCGCCCATGCCGAACTGGCCGCCAAGGCCGGGGCCGTGGCCGCCGAACAGGCAAGCCTGGCCGGCAACGCCGCCGAAGCTTCGGCCAAGGCCCAGGGGCAGCCGGAGGTTGCTCCCCAGGCCAAGGAACAGGCCGCCTCGACCCCGGTCCAGAACGCCGAAGTCCACCAACAGACCGGCTCCGGCCAGCAGGGCGCGGCCGGCGGCAATGCTTTCGGATTCGGCCAGAACGGCCAGGGCGGGCACGACGAGTCCATGGCCGAACTCATGGGCAAGATCCGCTTCGCCGGCCGCACGGCCACGGGCCAGACCGCCGGCCAGACCGCCGAAACCAGCCCGACCCTGGCGGCCATGGATGCGCTGAAGACTTCCCCGTCCGGCCAGCAAGCCAAGACTATCGATCCGGCCCTGGCCGCCCGGGTGGCCCGGCAGGTGGAAAGCGGGATTTTAAAGGGCGCGGGACAGGAAGCCAAGCAGCTCACCCTGACCCTGACCCCGGACGAACTCGGCAAGGTCCAGGTGACCCTGACCGTCAAGGACAAGGAAGTCCGGGCCGTTATTTCCGCCGACAACGCCGACACCACGGCCATGCTCCAGGAACACGCCGCCAAGATCAAGCAATCCCTGGAAGAGCAGGGGTTCAAGGTGTCCGAGGTCGAGGTACGCAGCCAACTCTCCCAGGACAACCAGAACGCCGCCTGGGACAGCCCCGAGCGCCACAACGAAGCCCGCGAGCAGCGCGAAGCCCTGGAGCGCATCCGCTCCTCGGTGCGCCTGGCCAGGGACGCGGCGGCCGGCCAGGGCGAATCCCTGGTCATCCCCGAACCGATGACCGCCCGCGCCTCCGGGCTCGACCTTTTCGCCTAA
- a CDS encoding glycosyltransferase family 9 protein codes for MADSTPIAVIQTQRMGDLILTYPLLLWLARSHPGRSVTVVADPAFARPLLPIGPQAHFMSLEQAAAALPGREHELVVNLGIVPQAARLAGAIPAARRLGPAIGPDGATRIGGDWQLYRSSVVHLNRHSRYHWAELNALDLVPPALLAGTSWPPPRRGGPGRRKVGLFLGASQPEKRPGPAFFAALARELVRRGLVPVLLGGPGEAGLGDEAARLAGIPLSNLCGKLGLKELALLGQEMALLVSPDTGPMHLAAWTGWRVLNLSVGPVSPHETGPYQPGHYVLRPRLSCRGCWECFREAVVCRDRLDPVRVGYVAARLARGEDDRLAGAVIPAFELLRTAVDAHGLRVLEPVSVASGPVPSAGRELVGDFWRAVFGHVFGLLPEAAPRLAAAALAQGQPALHATLGKKLGRLGAALARDTRRGVVPDAAFAEAFAPGVGPLAGYIERLLQNGDGSRPARLAALALYARASALFAG; via the coding sequence GTGGCTGACTCGACCCCCATCGCCGTCATTCAGACCCAGCGCATGGGGGATTTGATCCTCACCTATCCGCTGCTGCTGTGGCTGGCCCGCAGCCATCCCGGCCGGTCCGTCACCGTGGTGGCCGATCCCGCCTTTGCCCGGCCGCTTTTGCCCATTGGCCCCCAGGCGCATTTCATGAGCCTGGAACAAGCCGCCGCCGCCCTGCCCGGTCGCGAACACGAGCTGGTGGTCAATCTGGGCATCGTGCCCCAGGCGGCCCGGCTGGCCGGAGCCATCCCGGCCGCGCGACGCCTGGGGCCGGCCATCGGCCCCGACGGAGCGACCCGCATCGGCGGAGACTGGCAGCTCTACCGGTCCTCGGTGGTTCACCTAAACCGCCACAGCCGCTACCACTGGGCCGAGCTGAACGCCCTGGACCTCGTGCCGCCGGCCCTGCTGGCCGGGACGTCCTGGCCGCCTCCGCGCCGGGGCGGGCCAGGACGGCGTAAGGTCGGGCTGTTTCTCGGGGCCAGTCAGCCGGAAAAACGCCCTGGTCCGGCCTTTTTCGCCGCCCTGGCCCGGGAGCTCGTCCGGCGGGGCCTGGTGCCGGTGCTCCTGGGCGGCCCGGGCGAGGCCGGGCTCGGGGACGAGGCGGCAAGGCTTGCCGGCATCCCGCTGTCCAACCTGTGCGGCAAGCTTGGCCTCAAGGAACTGGCGCTTTTGGGCCAGGAGATGGCGCTTCTCGTCAGCCCGGACACCGGCCCCATGCACCTGGCCGCCTGGACCGGCTGGCGGGTGCTCAACCTGTCGGTGGGGCCGGTCAGCCCCCATGAGACCGGGCCGTACCAACCCGGGCATTACGTGCTGCGTCCGCGCCTGTCCTGCCGGGGCTGCTGGGAATGTTTCCGGGAGGCGGTGGTCTGCCGCGACCGCCTGGACCCGGTGCGGGTGGGCTACGTGGCGGCCCGGCTGGCCCGGGGCGAGGACGACCGTCTGGCCGGGGCCGTGATCCCGGCTTTCGAACTCTTGCGCACGGCCGTGGACGCGCATGGCCTGCGCGTTTTGGAACCGGTCTCCGTCGCGTCCGGGCCGGTCCCGTCGGCGGGGCGGGAACTGGTGGGCGACTTCTGGCGGGCCGTCTTCGGCCATGTCTTCGGCCTGCTCCCCGAAGCCGCGCCACGGCTGGCCGCCGCCGCCCTGGCCCAGGGCCAGCCGGCCCTTCACGCGACCCTTGGCAAAAAGCTCGGCCGCCTGGGCGCGGCCCTGGCCCGGGACACGCGGCGCGGGGTTGTGCCCGACGCCGCTTTTGCCGAAGCCTTTGCCCCGGGCGTGGGACCGCTGGCCGGTTACATCGAACGCCTGCTCCAAAACGGCGACGGCTCCCGGCCGGCCCGATTGGCCGCCCTGGCCCTGTATGCGCGCGCCTCCGCGCTTTTCGCCGGGTAG
- a CDS encoding glycosyltransferase — MTDPCAGLPGPLSRLLAVGGSGAGLVALRDASLAAGPAQAALTSALALAAWAETPLDPFAAAVAARLGGDSPQTRAAAGVAVAAKPAGPEPYYERLAGRRDTGRMVAYLLERCRKEPVEPSWLARLARIAPMLPAGDDLAEAEGLLAAAAGPLAAPGAMAAGELALLAGRAKAAEAHLRRALAQLPTGAAAFRLAEALLAQGRRGEALAAYAVARTSHPWDTLLAARAADVAAGRDTALARLPGSLAVLVYCWNSPDLLAQALDALAASDWRHAPDAKVVILDNGSPDGVVSAVAAARTAVFGGRLAVLRLPINVGAPAARNWLAALPEVRERDFVAYLDDDAFVPPDWLGRFGAAVAAAPGAGVWGCRVAARDAPRFFQCGDAHLLPSPREQGALGRGFELARPWLAAPDWGQFRVSRPCASVTGCCHLFARPTLDAVGGFDIRFSPTQYDDLDHDLRLLLRREIPRYWGHLTVVHAKTTGAAGQPGGPAWGSGFANQLKLHGKYDDAAIAAASDAAFAALAADRQEKARRLDALAGEGGRG; from the coding sequence ATGACCGACCCGTGCGCCGGCCTGCCCGGGCCGCTCTCCCGGCTACTGGCCGTCGGCGGCAGCGGGGCGGGCTTGGTCGCGCTTCGCGACGCCTCCTTGGCCGCCGGTCCGGCCCAGGCCGCCCTCACGTCTGCCCTGGCTTTGGCCGCCTGGGCGGAAACGCCTCTGGACCCGTTTGCCGCCGCCGTTGCCGCCCGCCTGGGCGGGGATTCGCCCCAGACCCGGGCCGCTGCCGGGGTTGCCGTCGCCGCCAAGCCGGCTGGGCCGGAACCGTATTACGAACGCCTGGCCGGGCGGCGCGACACCGGGCGCATGGTCGCCTATCTGTTGGAGCGCTGCCGCAAGGAGCCGGTCGAGCCGTCGTGGCTGGCCCGGCTGGCCAGGATCGCGCCCATGCTGCCGGCCGGCGACGACTTGGCCGAGGCCGAGGGCCTGCTTGCCGCCGCTGCGGGACCCCTTGCCGCGCCCGGGGCCATGGCCGCCGGCGAACTGGCCTTGCTGGCCGGTCGGGCCAAGGCGGCCGAGGCCCATTTGCGCCGGGCGCTTGCGCAGCTGCCGACCGGCGCGGCCGCGTTTCGGCTGGCCGAGGCCTTGCTGGCCCAGGGCCGGCGCGGCGAAGCCCTGGCCGCCTACGCCGTCGCCCGGACCTCCCATCCCTGGGACACCCTGCTGGCCGCCCGGGCCGCCGATGTGGCCGCCGGGCGCGACACGGCCCTGGCCCGTCTGCCGGGCAGTCTGGCCGTCCTGGTCTATTGCTGGAATTCTCCCGATCTTTTGGCCCAGGCCCTGGACGCCCTGGCCGCGTCGGACTGGCGGCACGCGCCCGACGCCAAAGTGGTGATCCTGGACAACGGCAGCCCGGACGGCGTGGTCTCGGCCGTGGCCGCCGCCCGGACCGCCGTTTTCGGCGGCCGGCTGGCCGTCCTACGTCTCCCGATCAATGTGGGCGCGCCGGCCGCCCGCAACTGGCTGGCCGCTTTGCCTGAGGTTCGGGAGCGCGATTTTGTCGCCTATCTCGACGACGACGCCTTCGTGCCGCCGGACTGGCTGGGACGCTTTGGCGCGGCGGTCGCCGCCGCCCCCGGGGCCGGGGTCTGGGGCTGCCGGGTGGCGGCCAGGGACGCGCCGCGTTTCTTCCAGTGCGGCGACGCCCATCTGCTCCCCAGCCCACGTGAGCAGGGGGCTTTGGGCCGGGGCTTCGAACTGGCCCGGCCCTGGCTGGCCGCGCCGGACTGGGGACAGTTCCGCGTTTCCCGGCCGTGCGCCTCGGTCACGGGCTGCTGCCATCTGTTCGCCCGGCCGACGCTGGACGCCGTGGGCGGCTTCGACATCCGCTTCTCGCCTACTCAATATGACGACCTCGACCACGACCTGCGCCTGCTGCTGCGCCGCGAGATCCCGCGGTATTGGGGCCATTTGACGGTGGTCCACGCCAAGACCACGGGCGCGGCCGGCCAGCCCGGCGGTCCGGCCTGGGGCAGCGGTTTCGCCAATCAGCTGAAGCTTCACGGCAAATACGACGATGCGGCCATTGCCGCCGCCTCGGACGCGGCCTTCGCCGCCCTGGCCGCCGACCGGCAGGAAAAGGCCCGCCGCCTGGACGCATTGGCCGGGGAGGGCGGCCGTGGCTGA